GTGGCCTCCAAAATCTCCTCCCGCACGAGTGCCAATGATATCGTAGCACCAACTGTTCTAAGTTTGTGTAAAGCAATTGCATTGCAATGTTAAATTTCAACCCATCAAGAAACTTTTGCACAAAGAACACTTCACCAATTTTCTTGTTATGCACTAACACCCTATGCTTAGCTTTCTCAAACCTACCAGCATACTCTAAAACATCATCTGTTTATTTAATGGACAACAGGTCTCTCATGTAATTGTGATAGAGTTCCTTTCCAAACTTTTGCTCTACTGCCACACACAACTCTAGCCAACTACCAATTGCATGTTGGGTTTCATATGTTTGCAGCCAGAGTTCAGCATTAGCAGTGAAATTGATAGTAGCGAAAAGAACCCAAACATGCACTGAAATATTGTACATACTGAAGTATTTCTCACACTTTTCTCTCCACACTTTTGGGTGATCTCCATTGAATTTAGGAAAATCAATTTTAGGCAATTTGTACTCTCTATATTCATGGTTATGAGCAAACATGTCCTGTCTTCTAGTATTGGTCTCAGGAATATCAGTAACCAAACTGGAGATTTTGGGATCCTGATGCTCACCCTTGACCAAGGTGGAATGTGTGGTCAAAGACCCCACATCGACACCCTGGTGATGAAAGTCGATGCGGTGGCCGCTGGCACACCCCTCTTCCTCGCGCAACGGGGCTTGTGGCCGAGCAGCAGAGGTGGCTGCCTCTAAAGCCTTCATGCGTGCTGTAAGATCTTCTATTTCTTTGCTCAATCCGGCAGAAAACTTGTCAGCGTTGTCGCTCCATATGTTGAGGGAGTTCATCGTGGAAGTGAGCTTCAATTGGCTTGACTATAGGGCCTTCACTTCGAAGATCAGCAGGTCGAGTTTCTCCTTTGCCGTCGTCATCCTGAAGGTCAGCGTAGGTGTTCGTGCCTTCTTCCCGTGTTGTCGATGTTGCGGtagcggtggaggcggcggcggtggcggtggtgttaGGAATCTAAATGTTGGgatggtggcggcagcggtggtggtggtgttgagGATCTAGATGCTgggatggtggcggtggcagtgGTGGTAGTTGTGGATTGATTTGGTGGTGAATTGGGTGGATATGTGTCTGGAGGAGGTGCTAGGGTCGATCTCCGATGAGGACAAGGTCACCACATGTAGGGTTATAGGATCCGAAACGAATTGGAAGAAAATTTTTCTCTAATTCGCCTCCAATCACATACCCCTCCGGTAGGACTCAGGTCATGCAATCAGAATCGAGCTCTGATACCAGGTGTCACGGATCTGGGTAAAGGGAAGATGGTGGCTGACGTCACGCACGGTGGTGAGGTCGGCGGCGCCACCTCAAGCAGGTTtcagaggaaggagaagggaaagtATTTTAGGTTTCTTGTTCGTTGTTGTCCTTCGCTCCTAGAGTCGGCGTACATAACATCACGGCTCATAGGCCGGCAGCGATATAAGGCAGAAGTCCCGTTCTGACGCGCAGGCCACTAACTATTATACGGCCTCAGGTCCATATTATAGTAGCTCATGACACTAAACCAATTCTTCTCCCTTAGCTTACTACCGCAGTGATGCACAGATGCTGCTGCAACAACGATCACTTCCAATCATCAAAAGGTTGGAGATTAACCGGTGAAGAAAACATACAGTTAGAAATGCACAAACCCATGGGGTCGAGAACAATCTAGAACTTTCCATTGTTTGAATTCGAACTGCACAAGCTAAGCTACCAACGACGAGGAGTAAGTGCCACGAATTGCTTACGGGTACACGCCACAAAGGATGGGAACGCGAACGACCCAGATGCGATGCCTCCGCCAACCGCCCTAGTCCAGGTTCGCGGCATGATACATGCATGATGACACACAGGCCCCATAAACAAGCCGGCCAGCACCCTGCTGACAGAGACGACCCAAAGTCCAAAGATTCCTCCTCGCCTATCTGTTTACATTACATCTGCTGATGAGTTGCATGCTGACGGACAAAGACCAGGTCAGCATCCAAGACTAGCTGGTCAATGTATACGAAGAAGAAAGGCCAGGCTTGGCTCGCCCACGGCTGTCGCCTGTCAGTACCACGGATAGGTGCGGCTCGTCGTCAAACAGGAGTCGCCCACCCGGCAACTCTTCATGGGTACTAAACTCCAAGCGCCACCGAACAATGGTTCAAAATAGCCGAAGACAACGAAGCGCGGTCTATTTGATTTGCTATGTCAGACACAGATGACTAAAAAGATAACTTATACAGTGAAAAATGATGATTAAGTATATATTATTCTTTGTAGCTATTTGGTGCTCAATTGAGAGAATGCATGATATTAAATTACGTCACATAGagtcttttaaaaaaatataaataaaatatatattaatatCAATAGGTACTCGAAGATATAATATATAATACAGTAAAGTTACAATACCATTACAATGTAGGTCTAATTTTGGTTTTGTCCATAACGCTGCACATGAGCTCAACTAAATCCTTCTTCAGTTGTTTATATTGTACTATTAACATGTATAAATAAGTTTAATAAAATAGCCAAACAAGTGCTATATTTTTACTGTTGTTATTTGTGTGGCACCGTGGTTATCCTATAGCTAAGTGTGCTTGAGATTACAGGATAACTTTATATGTGCTAACCATTTCTTACATTTAGTTTAATGCCCTAATCAAACTTTAGTGCAGCCTGACATCCTTATCATTTCTTTTACCATCTTATTTCCCAGCGTGATGACCAAAAGCTGGGTCCACAGGCCAGCCCCTTAACCCATCTCCCTCCCCTAAACCCACGCACGCACGGCACaactctccttctccttcctctgctACCTACAGATCATGGCGCCTCCTAATCCGCCACCAAGGATGGAGGATCTCGCCACCAGCCACCTCGCTCCTAGTCTCCCACTCCTACGAGGTGTTTGAATAGAGGTGCTAAACTcaggtcacatcgaatgttcggatgctaattaggaggactaaatatgagctaattataaaattaattgcacagatggagtctaattcgcgagatgaatttattaaggcaattaatccatcattaacaaatggttattgtagcaccacattatcaaatcatgtactaattaggtttaatagattcatctcgcgaattagacttcatctgtacaattagttttgtaattagattatgtttaatacttttaattagtatcaaacatccgatgtgataggtgttaaaatttacatctgatgtgataggtgttaaaatttagtaAGGCACCCTTAGCGTCCTTGCTACCCTCGCTCTATCCACGAAGTTCCCCCTCCGATTTGACCCCTGATGTTTCCTATTTTAACGACCTAGCTTCTGTGCTCCTCCGCCCTTCAGCCATGATCCACACGGCCGCACCCATGCTTCTGTGCTCCTCCTGCCGTAGACGAACGAGGCGACGGCAAGCTTCCCTTTCTATCTGTTGTACGTGTTAAAAGTTCATCTGGCTGGCAAAAGGATAAAAAAGAAGGCATCGCAAAGTCTGACTCGAGTAAACAATAAGATTACGTGCCCAGACCCACACGGCCGCACCCATGCTTTCGCGCGTCGGCGTTGTACTCCACAGATGTCTCTCTCGTACCGTTAAACTGGTATACATCACATTTTGTATAGGATCCGTCAAAAAAAGAGACCCCCGGATAGCAACTCTCCTGGCAGGAAAAGAAacgcaaattaaaaaaaaaaagaacaggtCTACTCAAACAGGGCTGACTAAAAGTTTTCATACCAAAATTTTCTTTAGTAATAGTACAACGATAGAGACGTTCCAGCAACTCTGAAACGTACATGATCATACACTGGACACATCATACAATTGCCACAAATTAAACAGCTAGCTCcacggttttttttttccatttcacCCTGCAAGATTAATTCCATGTTACAAAGGTATAAACCCTCTGCCCCATGATTCAGGACTCAAAGCTAACTGAAGTTCTCGGACAACACCAGAGATATCATCAATCCTGAAAACTGCATGGTTCATAGTTCCCAATAAGACCAAGTCTTTAGCCGTGCTCATTTCACCAAAGCATACAGAAGTTCTTGTAAAACGCGAGCACCTTCTCTTCAGCGGGTCACCAAAGTCCAACAAAGGAACTAAGGAGGTAGTTCAGGCACAATGTCCCAACCCTGCACCGGGCGCAAGAATTAGTTAGACAATGACAACAAGGACGGCCTATAAAATACACTGAAAAGCCCATGGTCATAACccaaaggaaagaagcaaaaacaAAGACATATCCAACTAAAAAGAACCAACGAATGTATCAGGGTCCAACAGACCAGCCTTGTTCATAAGTATAAGCTCAACCACCAATTTTCTGTAGAATTATTACAGGACAGGACAAGAGACACTGACCTACTGACCCGGCAGAAGCTTATGTCTTGGGAACTGTAACATTTAAGATCTTTACATCTTGATATGGTTTGTCATTCTTGTCAGTCTTCACCTTCTCAATTTGCTTCAATCACAAACCATAAAGTTAGGACGAAAAAACAACAGAAATGAAGAGAGATAATTCAGCCACTAAAATGAAGTTGCAAAAGTTAACAATACCTGGACTACATCCATCCCTTTCACAACTCTACCAAACACTGTGTGCTTGTTATCTAGCCATGGAGTGGCCACAGTGGTGATAAAGAATTGGGAACCATTGGTATTAGGTCCCGCATTGGCCATGGAAAGTGTAAAAGGCCTGTCATGCCTCAAGCTGCATGAAAAATGCCAGAGATGTCACTACACTAGAAGGAATATGAGGTGCCTCACATGTCATGTGACCTCACTTAAAAAACAACGACTAGTGTTATACTGTTATCCTTATCCTTATAAGCACACCAGAAACTAACACCACTCAAAAATATTAGTTAACGAATGTTGCATTCCGCTGTCAAACATtccactaatattttttttcagccATAGAGGTTGGCCACATGAAAATGGTAAACAGAACATGATGAAATATATCTTGTTGCATCTATCTAAAACAAAATAATGCAATAAAATATGGGGACAATGTTGGAGAAACTAGAAAGCAAAGAATATATGTGTTCTGGACAAATAGAGGgtggaaaaaaagagaggaaattTCGTGGCTAAAGAACTTATAGAGCCCCTAATTGACTACACAGTATATTAAGCTGCAGAGCAAATACTCCAACTTGCACGTCTATGGGAAAATCGACACAGAACTAAAATACCTTTTGTGAAATTCATCTTCGAATTCACTGCCCCAGATAGATTGCCCGCCAGTGCCGTCCCCCAAAGGATCCCCAGTCTGAATCATGAATCCTTTGATTACACGATGAAATATAAGATTGTCATAATATCCATTCCGGCAATGGGTAGTGAAGTTCTCCACAGTTTTTGGACACTCTTCTGGATATAGTCTCAAGTGAATGTCACCCATAGAAGTATGCATCACCTGAGATATGGCGTAAGGCACCATGGGTTAACAAATCAAACAAGGAAATCAAGTCCCTCACAGGTCACAAGAAAAGTAATTTTGAGAAAACAATTCAGATACCAAAGTTCCATCGAGCGAAGGAGTAACATACCAAATTATCGGGCAATGATGTCGTGGCAGTTTTTCCTAAATCTGATACAGCCAAAAGCTCTTCTGGTGGTGGTTTTTCATTGAACACATCTCTACCCTTAGTTGCATCTTCAGGCTCCTCAGGTTCCCTACGACTGGTACAATAAAAGAATACAAAGGCAGCACCATGTTACGCAAAAACAACAGATTGAACAAATTTTTGAAGAGGAATTCACCATGCAAAACCATAAAACCAGCCAATGAAAAACCCTCCAGAGATGATTGAATGGCATACCTAAAGAGATATATCCGATGCTTTTTGAAAGCGCAGCATAACAGCGTGGGGTCTGATAAGGGTTCCTTAGTATCATTGACATTGGCTGCTACTGAAGGAATTTTTCTAACCTTCTTGTTGCCTTTGTCACCTTGGTATAGAGCAATTTTCAGAAACCTCTCATTGTTCTCTACCTTACCCAGGATGCGTGAAACTTTATTTGTGTGCAAATTTACAATCTGGACAACATGTATGACAATGTTAATAGATATTACAGAAAAGATggcagaaaaaaaattaataacaTTATGATCCATATACGCATTCAGCAAAAAGTACAGAATGACCTATTGTCCATTTATGCAATCAGTAACTCAAACAGGGGAAATATGGAAGAGCCCCAGCTTGCCAAAAGGAACCAAGACACTAAATGACTTATTTTCTGTTTGCCTGACCTCAGTGCCATGATCTCTTAGTAAAACCATGGAGTTTAAGTATCACTCGGCTCATATAAGATGTAAACCCATAAGAACAAGGAAATCCTTAACATCTTACAGCATCAAAGAATCTCCAACAGAAATACCGATCTTAAAAAatgtaaaagaacacaaataatATTGAAGTATACAAACCATATAAAGGAAAACACGGGAAAGAAAGGAAGTATGGCATACCTTTATGCCCAAAAGGGTAGCATAAATAAGAAAGTTGCTGCTCTCATCAAAGACAGCATTAGGTTGTGGAACATTTTCTGTTTTCTCTATTTCCTTCTCCACAGCCATTCGTCGCCCAAAATCAATAGCGTCAAGGTGATACAATGGGACATCACTTCTTTGAAGATCTTGTGCCACCTATGACAATATTCAGTTGAAAGTAAGAATACAATATGATAACATTTGCTCTGCAAATATTTGCCAGGAGGAAGCTTCTTACCTCTAGGGACTCATCATATACACGTCTTAGTTTTCCAGTTTTGAACCAAAATACCCGGATCCTACGATCAGGGGATGTGACAGCAAATTGACTGCCATCGTTGCTCACCTGAACAGCACCAGATCATTTAGCAGAGTTACTCAATGCACGGTCTGAAGGATAATATTGTCCATCAGACCATAATTTCCTTAAAGCATCAAATTTGACAACACACTATGCACTGTTTATTGTATCTAATGATTTACGGTAATGCCATTTCTTCAGCTAATTATATATAGTTCAGTACGATGTACCAAGTTTACAAATTCAGATAGCTGTGTCGTCTAACTGTGGTGTCActaaaagaaaaagggaaagcaTGCTGCATAGCAATACAATTTTTGCGGGAATAACCTTATTCTGCTCCAAGG
The genomic region above belongs to Setaria italica strain Yugu1 chromosome VI, Setaria_italica_v2.0, whole genome shotgun sequence and contains:
- the LOC101773159 gene encoding peptidyl-prolyl cis-trans isomerase CYP71, encoding MASESETTAHSTITTTTLDDGGTHESKRDLGNGAATTPSVGLGEEEEMIGPGPAPAKQRQKRPLQFEQAFLDALPSAAMYEKSYMHRDVVTHVAVSPADFFITGSADGHLKFWKKKPAGIEFAKHFRSHLSPIEGLAVSLDGLLCCTISSDRSVKIYDVVNYDMMFMMRLPFVPGAVEWVHREGDVKPKLAVSDRNTPFVHIYDTHSGSNDPIISKEIHGCPVKVMKYNHVHNVVISADAKGLLDYWSPSTLEFPEQEVRFRVKSDTNLFEIAKCKTSVSAIEVSNDGSQFAVTSPDRRIRVFWFKTGKLRRVYDESLEVAQDLQRSDVPLYHLDAIDFGRRMAVEKEIEKTENVPQPNAVFDESSNFLIYATLLGIKIVNLHTNKVSRILGKVENNERFLKIALYQGDKGNKKVRKIPSVAANVNDTKEPLSDPTLLCCAFKKHRIYLFSRREPEEPEDATKGRDVFNEKPPPEELLAVSDLGKTATTSLPDNLVMHTSMGDIHLRLYPEECPKTVENFTTHCRNGYYDNLIFHRVIKGFMIQTGDPLGDGTGGQSIWGSEFEDEFHKSLRHDRPFTLSMANAGPNTNGSQFFITTVATPWLDNKHTVFGRVVKGMDVVQQIEKVKTDKNDKPYQDVKILNVTVPKT